From Mauremys reevesii isolate NIE-2019 linkage group 10, ASM1616193v1, whole genome shotgun sequence, the proteins below share one genomic window:
- the MINAR1 gene encoding major intrinsically disordered Notch2-binding receptor 1 has protein sequence METNQESSLFLVKILEELDTKQNTVSYQDLCKSLCARFDLSQLAKLRSVLFYTACLDPNFPATLFKDKMRCTVNNQQSKKIMVAADIVTIFNLIQMNGGVAKEKLPVARQKMRKKESVESCRSDTEICNVVDCVTNCELRDREFNRGYSVRRSSKCRKVDCKDCQQFVPTSEPNFLLGVNKEMKGRAASLDRLQALASYSIVNSPPCEMQSTYFPMNIENESISDQDSLPINATIKETFISNDEPFVLQSCVQKRNIFKEDFHNLITISPNLMPPNKKPEDGHREPQNRKETSKQGFFNHSFEMPYSSQYLNPVYSPIPDKRRVKHESLDDLQASTYFGPTTVLGSQDTKRWAGKPSKQTAWPAKSWSLNTEEVPDFERSFFSRKQAEEKQRYQSSNSQSPSFPAADRHQTYLNPKDQTPIMQANYAMKQNGHKPKEIPSIIDMEKHEPIKKFRDKSINCTSVQLLGIDKTTSVGTQTEQQGLEHKKCKELCAPSQTKYGERHSLKQSDDDSEIVSDDISDIFRFLDDMSICGSTGIMQSSCYNSTGSLSQIRKSDCESSPEHNLTKITNGNSSNKLDKVVRSDINNTDDELKTSVCKLVLRIGEIEKKLESLSGVREEISQVLGKLNKLDEKIQQPEKVNVQIDLNSLTSEVQSDESTSPRVFQCHNASHGGKLENNPDWCCSDASGSNSESLRVKALKKSLFTRRSSRSLTEENSATESKIASISNSPRDWRAITYTNQVGMTEEEKKDRSGVENKDWHRKSKEADRQYEIPQPHRLSKQPKDAFLIEQVFSPHPYPASLKSHMKSNPLYTDMRLTELAEVKRAQPSWTIEEYTRNSGDKGKLAALDLQTQESLNPNNLEYWMEDIYTPGYDSLLKRKEAEFRRAKVCKIAALIAAAACTVILVIVVPICTMKS, from the exons ATGGAGACCAACCAGGAATCCTCGCTCTTCCTGGTGAAGATTCTGGAAGAGTTGGATACCAAGCAAAACACAGTTTCTTATCAGGATCTCTGCAAGTCACTGTGTGCAAGGTTTGATTTGTCCCAGCTGGCCAAGCTCAGAAGTGTGCTCTTTTACACGGCTTGCCTGGATCCTAATTTCCCAGCAACTTTGTTCAAAGACAAAATGAGATGCACTGTAAACAATCAGCAATCAAAGAAAATCATGGTTGCAGCAGATATAGTAACGATATTCAACCTCATACAAATGAACGGGGGAGTGGCCAAGGAAAAACTCCCTGTTGCACGACAAAAAATGAGGAAGAAAGAATCAGTTGAGTCCTGCAGGTCTGACACAGAAATTTGCAACGTGGTGGACTGTGTGACTAATTGCGAGCTGAGAGACAGAGAGTTTAACAGGGGCTACTCAGTTAGAAGGTCTTCCAAATGCAGGAAGGTGGATTGTAAAGATTGTCAACAATTTGTACCTACTTCAGAACCTAACTTTTTGCTTGGCGTTAATAAGGAAATGAAAGGCCGAGCTGCCTCGCTTGATAGGCTGCAGGCACTAGCATCCTATTCCATTGTTAACTCTCCACCCTGTGAAATGCAGAGCACATACTTCCCAATGAACATTGAGAACGAATCAATCTCTGACCAGGACTCATTGCCTATCAATGCAACTATAAAAGAGACTTTTATTTCGAATGATGAGCCGTTTGTGTTGCAATCATGTGTACAGAAAAGAAACATATTCAAGGAAGATTTTCATAATCTTATCACAATATCTCCCAATTTAATGCCACCCAATAAAAAGCCAGAAGATGGACATAGAGAGCCTCAGAACAGGAAAGAAACCTCCAAACAGGGTTTCTTCAACCACAGTTTTGAAATGCCATACAGCAGCCAGTACTTGAATCCAGTTTATTCTCCTATACCAGACAAAAGACGAGTCAAACACGAAAGCTTAGATGATCTCCAAGCTTCTACATACTTTGGCCCAACCACTGTACTTGGGTCCCAAGATACAAAAAGATGGGCAGGAAAACCGAGTAAACAAACTGCATGGCCAGCAAAAAGCTGGAGCTTAAACACGGAGGAGGTACCTGATTTTGAAAGATCCTTTTTCAGTAGGAAGCAAGCTGAAGAGAAGCAGCGATATCAGAGTTCCAACAGCCAATCACCAAGTTTTCCTGCAGCAGACAGGCACCAAACCTATCTCAATCCCAAGGATCAAACACCGATTATGCAGGCTAACTATGCCATGAAACAAAATGGACACAAACCCAAGGAAATTCCCTCCATCATAGACATGGAGAAACACGAGCCAATCAAAAAGTTTAGGGATAAAAGCATTAACTGCACTTCTGTTCAGCTGCTAGGCATTGACAAAACCACCAGCGTTGGGACACAGACAGAGCAGCAAGGGTTGGAACACAAAAAATGCAAGGAGTTGTGCGCTCCAAGTCAAACTAAGTATGGAGAGAGGCATTCTCTAAAGCAATCAGATGATGACTCTGAAATTGTGAGTGATGATATCAGTGACATTTTTCGATTTCTGGATGATATGAGCATCTGTGGATCTACAGGAATTATGCAATCCTCCTGTTACAACAGCACTGGGTCTCTGTCTCAGATACGTAAATCTGACTGTGAAAGCTCTCCTGAACACAATTTAACTAAAATAACCAATGGGAATTCTAGTAACAAGCTAGATAAAGTGGTCCGGTCAGATATCAACAATACAGATGATGAGCTAAAAACTAGTGTCTGCAAGTTAGTTCTCAGGATTGGTGAAATAGAAAAGAAACTAGAATCTTTGTCAGGTGTCAGAGAAGAAATCTCCCAAGTCCTGGGAAAACTAAATAAGTTGGatgaaaaaattcagcagcctgaGAAGGTCAATGTACAAATAGATCTTAATTCCCTGACGAGTGAGGTTCAGTCAGATGAGAGCACCTCTCCACGGGTATTTCAGTGTCATAATGCTTCTCATGGAGGCAAGCTGGAGAATAACCCGGACTGGTGCTGTTCTGATGCCAGCGGAAGTAACAGCGAAAGTCTTCGGGTAAAagccttaaaaaaaagtttatttaccAGGAGGTCCTCACGGTCACTGACTGAGGAGAACAGCGCCACTGAATCCAAAATAGCAAGTATTTCCAACTCTCCTCGAGACTGGAGAGCTATCACATATACCAACCAGGTTGGCATGACAGAAGAGGAGAAGAAAGACAGAAGTGGAGTTGAAAATAAGGACTGGCACAGGAAATCCAAAGAG GCAGACAGGCAATATGAAATCCCACAGCCACATAGACTCTCTAAACAACCAAAAGATGCTTTCTTGATTGAACAAGTCTTTAGTCCTCATCCCTACCCTGCATCACTCAAGTCACATATGAAAAGCAACCCACTCTACACAGACATGAGGTTGACAGAACTGGCTGAAGTTAAACGTGCCCAGCCATCATGGACCATAGAAGAATATACCAGGAACTCAGGAGATAAAGGCAAGCTTGCAGCTTTGGATCTACAA ACTCAAGAATCTTTAAATCCAAACAACTTAGAATACTGGATGGAAGACATTTATACTCCAGGCTATGATTCCTTATTAAAACGCAAAGAAGCTGAGTTCAGAAGAGCAAAAGTCTGCAAGATAGCTGCTCTGATTGCGGCTGCAGCTTGTACAGTTATCCTGGTCATTGTAGTTCCCATTTGTACTATGAAATCATGA